The following are encoded in a window of Sorex araneus isolate mSorAra2 chromosome 11, mSorAra2.pri, whole genome shotgun sequence genomic DNA:
- the SYCE1 gene encoding synaptonemal complex central element protein 1 gives MEMVKKLQKVGSLEPRVEVLINRINEVQQAKKKASEELGEAQTVWETLQKELDSLSGEKIHLKEILNKKQETLRILRLHCKEKEGEAQRKHNMLEGCKERISALNSKIEEEKNKQRQLRLEFEEQLEDLMSKHKDLWEFHRPERLLQEISTLDNSKEQLLKEEKLVEAKLEDVKHRLCSQFGTEGRSINEGLFLRSQEAAAVVHLLEEENQKAQELLEAAVQRHEQLQQKCQQLQLKRQRLKEELKMLGVQVPAQSQNIQEEAHLAEAANLKPLGISEEKDSEIPTVQGLIPS, from the exons ATGGAAATGGTGAAGAAGTTGCAAAAAG TTGGAAGCCTGGAGCCCAGGGTCGAGGTCCTGATTAACCGGATTAATGAGGTTCAACAAG CAAAAAAGAAAGCCAGTGAGGAGCTAGGAGAGGCCCAGACTGTCTGGGAGACACTGCAGAAGGAACTGGACTCTT TGAGTGGAGAGAAAATACACCTGAAAGAAATCTTGAACAAAAAGCAAG AGACGCTAAGAATCCTCAGGCTCCACTGCAAGGAGAAAGAAGGTGAGGCACAAAG GAAGCACAACATGCTGGAGGGGTGCAAGGAGCGAATTTCTGCCCTAAATTCCAAGATTGAGGAAGAGAAGAATAAACAGAGGCAACTAAG GTTGGAGTTTGAAGAACAGCTGGAGGATTTGATGAGCAAACACAAGGATCTATGGGAATTTCAT AGACCTGAGCGACTGCTTCAGGAGATTAGCACACTGGACAATAGCAAGGAGCAACTGCTCAAGGAAG AGAAGCTAGTGGAGGCAAAACTAGAGGATGTGAAACACCGCCTATGCTCCCAATTTGGGACTGAGGGTCGCTCTATCAATGAAGGGCTCTTCCTTCGAAGCCAGGAGGCAGCAGCAGTGGT GCACTTGCTTGAGGAGGAAAACCAGAAGGCCCAGGAGCTCCTGGAGGCAGCTGTACAGCGCCATGAACAACTACAGCAGAAGTGCCAGCAACTGCAATTGAAGAGACAGAG GCTAAAAGAGGAGCTGAAAATGCTTGGAGTGCAGGTCCCTGCTCAATCCCAGAATATACAAGAAGAGGCTCACCTAGCAGAAGCA GCCAATCTCAAGCCTCTTGGAATCAGTGAGGAAAAAGACTCAGAGATACCTACTGTGCAGGGTCTGATACCCTCATAG